From Penicillium digitatum chromosome 5, complete sequence, one genomic window encodes:
- a CDS encoding Cyclin, putative, with product MASSAPPKRRIPGLPNPVLEAEQHKWLFTEEEFERTPSRIDKIERGKEDYIRHRAVEFIWQVSVMLKMPPQTSMTATVYMHRFLMRYSLMGQYPEMGSDLMHPKVIAAVALFVAFKVDEAMRRMKDFVIACCRVAMKQPNLIVDEQSKDYWKWRDLILQNESVMLEYLCFDLQVESPYRILWDYSVFLGVGDNRALRHSTYSFLNDSTYTVLCLQFPPRVIAAAALYAAARHCKVAFPDDAEGRPWWEQIDVRLDDLIRACTFIVKIYERVQQSLSKGYPEFSLSDSTPNPNDPTRIFDTDPTKSASEQQSNSTPPTLAVTSDMTTNGRKRSREPESHANTQSHPHPHPSSPQNKPHSTLNGNGDRDRSPKRQRTITPSHEATLPTDQKTHPPVHSRPHVPAAALSQTKATPHFNSLSITGENPGLGPSAHSPPKEESSAEEGEVPEKQQLVVPVAHPPGSVPLPTADVDHRSKFDSQAEQKDEGEADDDAGSEEGEI from the coding sequence ATGGCTTCCTCAGCACCGCCGAAGCGACGAATCCCCGGCCTACCGAATCCGGTGTTGGAAGCGGAGCAACACAAATGGTTATTTACCGAAGAAGAATTCGAGCGCACGCCCTCGCGCATTGATAAGATTGAACGCGGGAAAGAGGACTACATTCGGCACCGTGCAGTCGAGTTCATCTGGCAAGTGAGCGTGATGTTGAAGATGCCCCCACAGACCTCAATGACTGCCACAGTGTACATGCACCGCTTCCTCATGCGCTACTCTTTGATGGGACAATATCCGGAAATGGGGTCGGACCTAATGCACCCGAAGGTGATCGCCGCGGTGGCCCTCTTCGTTGCGTTCAAGGTGGACGAGGCCATGCGCCGCATGAAAGACTTCGTTATCGCATGCTGCCGCGTCGCCATGAAGCAGCCGAACCTGATTGTCGACGAGCAGTCTAAAGATTACTGGAAGTGGCGCGACCTGATTCTGCAGAACGAGAGCGTCATGCTTGAATACCTCTGCTTTGACCTACAGGTCGAGTCCCCCTACCGCATCCTCTGGGACTACTCCGTCTTCCTAGGTGTCGGCGACAACAGAGCTTTGCGACACTCCACCTACTCCTTCCTCAACGACTCAACCTACACCGTCCTCTGTCTCCAATTCCCGCCGCGCGTCATCGCCGCCGCGGCCCTGTACGCCGCAGCTCGCCATTGCAAAGTCGCCTTCCCCGACGATGCCGAAGGCAGACCCTGGTGGGAGCAGATCGACGTCCGCCTCGACGACCTCATCCGCGCCTGCACCTTCATCGTCAAAATTTACGAGCGCGTCCAGCAAAGCCTTAGTAAGGGCTACCCGGAATTCTCGCTTTCAGACTCAACCCCCAACCCCAACGACCCAACTCGCATCTTCGACACCGATCCTACAAAATCCGCCTCGGAGCAACAGTCCAATTCCACCCCTCCAACCCTTGCCGTCACCTCAGACATGACTACAAATGGCCGTAAACGCTCGCGCGAACCCGAATCGCACGCCAACACACAATCACACCCACACCCACACCCATCCTCCCCACAAAACAAACCCCATTCAACCCTCAACGGGAACGGTGACCGCGATCGATCCCCCAAGCGCCAACGCACCATAACCCCCTCTCACGAAGCGACTCTCCCCACCGACCAAAAAACACACCCTCCAGTCCACTCCCGTCCTCACGTCCCCGCAGCAGCATTATCTCAAACAAAAGCCACGCCTCATTTCAACTCCCTCTCAATCACAGGCGAGAATCCAGGCCTGGGACCCTCAGCACACTCGCCTCCGAAAGAAGAGTCCAGCGCCGAAGAAGGCGAAGTCCCCGAAAAACAACAACTTGTCGTTCCAGTCGCGCATCCCCCTGGATCTGTCCCCCTACCCACGGCGGACGTGGATCATCGGAGTAAATTCGACTCCCAGGCTGAACAGAAAGATGAAGGCGAGgctgatgatgatgctggAAGTGAAGAAGGCGAGATCTAG
- a CDS encoding Transcription elognation factor Eaf, N-terminal: MSADMATPTLSSMIDPTKQAEYPIVLGERLARNPNTSRLINVNYNHKSKSATSQQRSTITQSRSADHYDLVVTDKAPNVDQTLTYAYKGSEDPSGERSLVLIFDPERKVFVLESVSTTLNFNLRSAPGKTEKQVREQYEQLQIKEEDEPTTSAEDRHGGNTSEDEGPADDSNPYDFRHFLPKNRREDDKPPSGHSTPELATSRASTPLMPTARPIPRPAPPRSKTQTQTNPLRQKKPPAKAPAKAHPPTKPSEPVSYPDPPAYEDSRSSPSDAGTGSQQAGQSPSSNIIVDGDLIIDMGSPPPRPFVDRTYFSSNNTSADDDGDEDIGELSLPSPVGNTAPPTSSAQTRTAIQEDEVEDDDALAAEMEAAFEQSAREEEALSHHYIQPTTRQYVPSDDESEISEEE; this comes from the coding sequence ATGAGTGCAGATATGGCTACCCCCACATTGTCCTCCATGATCGACCCGACAAAGCAGGCCGAATACCCAATTGTGCTGGGGGAAAGGCTTGCTCGAAACCCAAACACAAGCCGATTGATCAACGTCAATTATAACCACAAATCCAAGTCCGCAACCTCACAGCAACGGTCGACCATCACTCAATCCCGATCAGCCGACCACTATGACCTCGTTGTTACTGATAAGGCCCCGAATGTCGATCAAACGTTGACCTATGCATACAAAGGCAGCGAGGACCCGTCGGGCGAGCGAAGCCTGGTTCTGATCTTCGACCCAGAGCGGAAAGTCTTCGTTTTAGAGTCGGTCTCGACAACCTTGAACTTCAATCTTCGGTCGGCTCCAGGAAAGACGGAAAAGCAGGTCCGCGAGCAATACGAACAACTTCAGATaaaggaagaggatgaaccAACAACCTCGGCAGAAGACCGACACGGAGGAAATACCAGCGAGGACGAGGGGCCGGCCGATGATAGCAATCCTTACGACTTCCGACACTTCCTCCCGAAGAATCGCCGGGAGGATGATAAGCCACCTTCAGGCCACAGCACCCCAGAACTTGCCACCAGCAGAGCCAGCACACCCCTAATGCCGACTGCCAGACCTATACCTAGACCTGCACCACCTCGATCCAAAACACAAACACAAACAAACCCGCTGCGACAGAAGAAACCGCCAGCAAAAGCACCAGCCAAAGCACACCCGCCCACCAAGCCAAGCGAGCCTGTCAGCTATCCCGACCCACCTGCGTATGAGGACTCTCGCTCGTCGCCATCCGATGCCGGCACGGGATCACAACAAGCTGGGCAGTCTCCCAGCTCCAATATCATAGTTGACGGAGATCTCATTATTGACATGGGTTCTCCACCTCCGCGCCCATTCGTGGACCGGACTTACTTCTCATCCAATAACACCTCCGCAGATGATGATGGGGACGAAGACATTGGGGAATTAAGTCTCCCCTCCCCGGTCGGCAATACAGCTCCACCTACTTCCTCAGCCCAAACACGCACGGCTATTCAAGAGGATGaagtggaagatgatgatgcttTGGCGGCGGAGATGGAGGCCGCTTTTGAACAAAGTGCTCGTGAAGAGGAGGCTCTGAGCCACCATTACATCCAACCCACGACCAGGCAATATGTTCCCAGTGATGATGAGAGTGAAATCAGTGAGGAGGAATAA